A single region of the Elgaria multicarinata webbii isolate HBS135686 ecotype San Diego chromosome 14, rElgMul1.1.pri, whole genome shotgun sequence genome encodes:
- the USP10 gene encoding ubiquitin carboxyl-terminal hydrolase 10 isoform X1, producing the protein MAVHSAQYIFGEFSAAEFNEFFVTPRCSVELPPYNETISCGLKSTGELHDGKKPFLLHNCFPNPFEVQCIAGEEYQRIEFGVNEVIETDSSVLNNSDYSISSTLNPQAPEFILGCAPTQKTPSDVLNEANYNSIDCQFTDPALALDSGSNAENDSLPGSLGQRERKKKKKRPPGYYSYLEDASDGIIPAEALVNGHANSSGLNSISTDDVELSGDVSSVTPRTCNSPENSVDFASEGVSDDSVSSVLDATRTAGQPEVCSVTNLEQSCVPSEPGRDSPLRTAVVQPYAGPDTTENLGVTNGQTLESSGEGTAANGVDLHTVESTDSDPAKPEEASSTTEAVTPVSGSVTVSQPAKSWASLFHNSKPSVSTPMAYVETKYTPPATSPVVPEKQVEVKEGPVPVSEDPVAIKIAELLENVKLIHKPVSLQPRGLINKGNWCYINATLQALVACPPMYHLMKSIPLYSKSQRPSTSTPMIDSFVRLMNEFTNMPVPPKTKQALGEKIARDIRPGAAFEPTYIYRLLTVIKSSLSEKGRQEDAEEYLGFILNGLHEEMLILKKLLSPHSEKLAVSNGPETQPVNEEDEQEEQAEGSEDEWEQVGPRNKSSVTRQADFVQTPITDIFGGHIRSVVYQQSSKESATLQPFFTLQLDIQSDKIRTVQDALESLVARESVQGYTTKTKQEVEISRRVTLEELPPVLVLHLKRFVYEKTGGCQKLIKNIEYPVDLEISKELLSPGVKSKIFKGQRTYRLFAVVYHHGNSATGGHYTTDVFQIGLNGWLRIDDQAVKVITQYQVVKPSAERTAYLLYYRRVDLL; encoded by the exons TACATCTTTGGGGAATTCAGCGCCGCTGAATTTAATGAGTTCTTTGTGACTCCTCGTTGCTCTGTTGAG CTGCCTCCCTACAATGAAACCATTTCATGTGGCCTTAAGTCCACAGGAGAGCTCCATGATGGTAAGAAGCCATTCCTACTTCACAACTGTTTTCCCAACCCTTTTGAAGTCCAATGTATTGCAG GGGAAGAGTATCAGAGAATTGAATTTGGCGTTAATGAAGTTATTGAGACAGATTCATCTGTGCTGAATAACAGCGACTACAGTATTTCAAGTACTCTGAATCCTCAGGCACCAGAATTCATTCTCGGTTGTGCACCTACCCAGAAAACGCCCAGCGATGTGCTCAATGAAGCCAACTATAACTCCATTGACTGCCAGTTCACTGATCCTGCTCTTGCTTTGGATAGCGGTTCTAATGCTGAAAACGATAGTTTACCTGGGAGCCTTGGGCAAAGGGAgcgcaaaaagaagaaaaaaagaccccCCGGATATTACAGTTATTTGGAAGATGCCAGTGATGGCATCATTCCCGCTGAGGCTTTGGTCAACGGGCATGCAAATTCATCAGGACTTAATAGCATAAGCACAGACGATGTAGAACTTTCAGGTGACGTTTCGTCAGTCACTCCAAGGACTTGCAACAGCCCTGAAAATTCTGTGGACTTCGCTAGCGAAGGCGTGTCTGATGATTCGGTTTCTAGTGTGCTAGATGCTACTAGGACTGCAGGGCAGCCTGAAGTATGCAGTGTTACTAATTTGGAACAGTCTTGCGTCCCCTCCGAACCTGGGAGGGACAGCCCATTAAGGACAGCTGTTGTCCAGCCTTATGCTGGTCCTGATACTACTGAAAACCTTGGCGTTACTAATGGACAAACACTTGAATCCTCTGGTGAGGGCACAGCTGCCAATGGGGTAGACTTGCACACTGTGGAAAGCACTGACTCAGACCCAGCTAAGCCTGAGGAGGCTTCATCTACTACTGAGGCAGTCACCCCTGTTTCAGGATCAGTCACAGTTAGTCAGCCTGCGAAATCGTGGGCAAGTCTCTTTCACAATTCCAAGCCCTCTGTTTCCACGCCTATGGCGTATGTGGAGACTAAGTATACCCCTCCTGCCACATCTCCTGTGGTCCCTGAGAAACAGGTTGAAGTCAAAGAGGGGCCTGTTCCAGTTTCTGAGGATCCTGTAGCCATAAAGATTGCAG AATTACTGGAAAATGTAAAACTAATACATAAACCAGTATCCTTGCAACCACGAGGGCTGATCAATAAAGGAAACTGGTGTTACATCAACGCT ACACTGCAGGCTTTGGTTGCTTGCCCTCCTATGTATCACCTAATGAAGTCCATTCCATTGTATTCGAAATCACAGCGACCGAGCACTTCAACACCAATGATAGACAGTTT CGTCCGCCTAATGAATGAGTTTACAAACATGCCAGTTCCTCCTAAGACAAAACAAG CTTTAGGTGAAAAGATTGCAAGAGACATCAGAcccggggctgcctttgaacccACATACATTTATAGATTGCTGACAGTTATCAAGTCAAGTCTGTCAGAAAAG GGCAGACAAGAAGATGCTGAAGAGTATCTGGGGTTTATTCTGAATGGTCTACATGAGGAAATGCTGATTCTGAAGAAATTGCTATCTCCGCATAGTGAAA AACTTGCAGTTTCCAATGGTCCAGAGACTCAGCCTGTGAACGAAGAGGATGAACAAGAGGAGCAAGCCGAAGGCAGTGAGGATGAATGGGAGCAAGTTGGACCACGCAATAAATCCTCTGTCACTCGGCAGGCGGATTTTGTCCAGACGCCAATTACGGATATATTTGGTGGTCACATAAG ATCTGTGGTCTACCAACAGAGCTCAAAGGAGTCTGCAACTCTGCAGCCATTTTTCACTCTGCAGTTGGACATCCAGTCTGATAAGATACGTACCGTCCAGGATGCGCTGGAAAGCCTGGTGGCACGCGAGTCTGTCCAGGGTTATACCACAAAAACCAAGCAGGAG GTGGAGATCAGTCGAAGAGTGACCCTTGAAGAACTCCCTCCGGTCCTTGTTCTCCACCTCAAGCGTTTTGTCTATGAGAAAACGGGAGGGTGCCAGAAGCTCATTAAAAATATTGAATATCCTGTTGACCTGGAAATAAGTAAAG aGCTGTTGTCTCCAGGTGTCAAAAGTAAGATTTTCAAAGGCCAAAGAACCTACCGGCTGTTTGCAG TTGTCTATCATCATGGAAACAGCGCAACTGGTGGACATTACACTACAGACGTCTTCCAGATTGGTCTCAATGGCTGGTTGCGCATAGATGACCAGGCTGTCAAAGTGATTACTCAGTACCAGGTAGTGAAGCCGTCTGCTGAGCGCACAGCCTACCTCCTGTACTACCGTCGAGTTGACCTGCTTTGA
- the USP10 gene encoding ubiquitin carboxyl-terminal hydrolase 10 isoform X2: MAVHSAQYIFGEFSAAEFNEFFVTPRCSVELPPYNETISCGLKSTGELHDGEEYQRIEFGVNEVIETDSSVLNNSDYSISSTLNPQAPEFILGCAPTQKTPSDVLNEANYNSIDCQFTDPALALDSGSNAENDSLPGSLGQRERKKKKKRPPGYYSYLEDASDGIIPAEALVNGHANSSGLNSISTDDVELSGDVSSVTPRTCNSPENSVDFASEGVSDDSVSSVLDATRTAGQPEVCSVTNLEQSCVPSEPGRDSPLRTAVVQPYAGPDTTENLGVTNGQTLESSGEGTAANGVDLHTVESTDSDPAKPEEASSTTEAVTPVSGSVTVSQPAKSWASLFHNSKPSVSTPMAYVETKYTPPATSPVVPEKQVEVKEGPVPVSEDPVAIKIAELLENVKLIHKPVSLQPRGLINKGNWCYINATLQALVACPPMYHLMKSIPLYSKSQRPSTSTPMIDSFVRLMNEFTNMPVPPKTKQALGEKIARDIRPGAAFEPTYIYRLLTVIKSSLSEKGRQEDAEEYLGFILNGLHEEMLILKKLLSPHSEKLAVSNGPETQPVNEEDEQEEQAEGSEDEWEQVGPRNKSSVTRQADFVQTPITDIFGGHIRSVVYQQSSKESATLQPFFTLQLDIQSDKIRTVQDALESLVARESVQGYTTKTKQEVEISRRVTLEELPPVLVLHLKRFVYEKTGGCQKLIKNIEYPVDLEISKELLSPGVKSKIFKGQRTYRLFAVVYHHGNSATGGHYTTDVFQIGLNGWLRIDDQAVKVITQYQVVKPSAERTAYLLYYRRVDLL; encoded by the exons TACATCTTTGGGGAATTCAGCGCCGCTGAATTTAATGAGTTCTTTGTGACTCCTCGTTGCTCTGTTGAG CTGCCTCCCTACAATGAAACCATTTCATGTGGCCTTAAGTCCACAGGAGAGCTCCATGATG GGGAAGAGTATCAGAGAATTGAATTTGGCGTTAATGAAGTTATTGAGACAGATTCATCTGTGCTGAATAACAGCGACTACAGTATTTCAAGTACTCTGAATCCTCAGGCACCAGAATTCATTCTCGGTTGTGCACCTACCCAGAAAACGCCCAGCGATGTGCTCAATGAAGCCAACTATAACTCCATTGACTGCCAGTTCACTGATCCTGCTCTTGCTTTGGATAGCGGTTCTAATGCTGAAAACGATAGTTTACCTGGGAGCCTTGGGCAAAGGGAgcgcaaaaagaagaaaaaaagaccccCCGGATATTACAGTTATTTGGAAGATGCCAGTGATGGCATCATTCCCGCTGAGGCTTTGGTCAACGGGCATGCAAATTCATCAGGACTTAATAGCATAAGCACAGACGATGTAGAACTTTCAGGTGACGTTTCGTCAGTCACTCCAAGGACTTGCAACAGCCCTGAAAATTCTGTGGACTTCGCTAGCGAAGGCGTGTCTGATGATTCGGTTTCTAGTGTGCTAGATGCTACTAGGACTGCAGGGCAGCCTGAAGTATGCAGTGTTACTAATTTGGAACAGTCTTGCGTCCCCTCCGAACCTGGGAGGGACAGCCCATTAAGGACAGCTGTTGTCCAGCCTTATGCTGGTCCTGATACTACTGAAAACCTTGGCGTTACTAATGGACAAACACTTGAATCCTCTGGTGAGGGCACAGCTGCCAATGGGGTAGACTTGCACACTGTGGAAAGCACTGACTCAGACCCAGCTAAGCCTGAGGAGGCTTCATCTACTACTGAGGCAGTCACCCCTGTTTCAGGATCAGTCACAGTTAGTCAGCCTGCGAAATCGTGGGCAAGTCTCTTTCACAATTCCAAGCCCTCTGTTTCCACGCCTATGGCGTATGTGGAGACTAAGTATACCCCTCCTGCCACATCTCCTGTGGTCCCTGAGAAACAGGTTGAAGTCAAAGAGGGGCCTGTTCCAGTTTCTGAGGATCCTGTAGCCATAAAGATTGCAG AATTACTGGAAAATGTAAAACTAATACATAAACCAGTATCCTTGCAACCACGAGGGCTGATCAATAAAGGAAACTGGTGTTACATCAACGCT ACACTGCAGGCTTTGGTTGCTTGCCCTCCTATGTATCACCTAATGAAGTCCATTCCATTGTATTCGAAATCACAGCGACCGAGCACTTCAACACCAATGATAGACAGTTT CGTCCGCCTAATGAATGAGTTTACAAACATGCCAGTTCCTCCTAAGACAAAACAAG CTTTAGGTGAAAAGATTGCAAGAGACATCAGAcccggggctgcctttgaacccACATACATTTATAGATTGCTGACAGTTATCAAGTCAAGTCTGTCAGAAAAG GGCAGACAAGAAGATGCTGAAGAGTATCTGGGGTTTATTCTGAATGGTCTACATGAGGAAATGCTGATTCTGAAGAAATTGCTATCTCCGCATAGTGAAA AACTTGCAGTTTCCAATGGTCCAGAGACTCAGCCTGTGAACGAAGAGGATGAACAAGAGGAGCAAGCCGAAGGCAGTGAGGATGAATGGGAGCAAGTTGGACCACGCAATAAATCCTCTGTCACTCGGCAGGCGGATTTTGTCCAGACGCCAATTACGGATATATTTGGTGGTCACATAAG ATCTGTGGTCTACCAACAGAGCTCAAAGGAGTCTGCAACTCTGCAGCCATTTTTCACTCTGCAGTTGGACATCCAGTCTGATAAGATACGTACCGTCCAGGATGCGCTGGAAAGCCTGGTGGCACGCGAGTCTGTCCAGGGTTATACCACAAAAACCAAGCAGGAG GTGGAGATCAGTCGAAGAGTGACCCTTGAAGAACTCCCTCCGGTCCTTGTTCTCCACCTCAAGCGTTTTGTCTATGAGAAAACGGGAGGGTGCCAGAAGCTCATTAAAAATATTGAATATCCTGTTGACCTGGAAATAAGTAAAG aGCTGTTGTCTCCAGGTGTCAAAAGTAAGATTTTCAAAGGCCAAAGAACCTACCGGCTGTTTGCAG TTGTCTATCATCATGGAAACAGCGCAACTGGTGGACATTACACTACAGACGTCTTCCAGATTGGTCTCAATGGCTGGTTGCGCATAGATGACCAGGCTGTCAAAGTGATTACTCAGTACCAGGTAGTGAAGCCGTCTGCTGAGCGCACAGCCTACCTCCTGTACTACCGTCGAGTTGACCTGCTTTGA